TGTTTTCGCACTAAACCAGGAGATTTAAGACTCTCAATTCTAGAACTCAATTTTCGATGAAGAACCAACCTCAACCTACGATCGGATTCAAGATTAATTTCTTGCTCAGTTATGAAATAATCTGCGTGTCTTACTGCAATTTTATGTTGACCCACTTGCAATGCAAGTTCGCCTGGCGTATATCGACCGATAAATTGTCCATCTAACAAGATTTCACCATAAACGATATTGTTGGATCGATCAAAAGCCAAAACTATCAGTGTAGCTTTTCTATTGAAATTGAAATCTATCCTTTGAGTTTGTTCAGAATCAATGTTCACGGTCTTTTCGATGAATCCGAAAAATGGATGTTCTAATCTAAGCAGATGACGCCCAGTGCTGAGTGCTGTTGCATATTTAACATTCCAATTTTTTTTGTGCAGCTTGCCATCGATGTAAATAGAACCGTAAGGTTTAACGAACACCTCCAACCGTCCCATCACTGGTTGAAGATTTACACCCATTAAGATTATCTTTTTATTCTCTGACGTTACAATACCACTGTACTCTTTGTAGCCCTTTTTTCTTAAAGCTATTTTGTGCTTACCAGGGTTGATTCGTAGTACAGTTTTTGGAGTCATTCCGAAATTTCTTCCGTCGAGCCAAATTGTAGCTCCTTGGGGAATTGAATTAAACCTGATCCCGCTCAAGGCTGCTGGTTTAGGCTTTGTTGGAGGGCGAACTCGTGGGATTGTCATGATATTAGCATCATTTGAAGTTACCAAATCCTGAGAATCTTTCTCCAGGATGATATTCATAGTGGGATTTTTTCCTTGAGCCAAGTTAAATTTTTCTGTCTTGGAAACATAGCCCTCTCGTGAGATTTCAATTATGTGGGGTCCAATAGGAAGAAAGAGATCTTTTCGGTTTGCAAACTGTGTAGTTTTTTTATCCAAAATAACTACTGCATCGGTTGGAGACACTTCAATCGAGGTATATGCTGCCGGTTGCAAAGCATAAGAAAATGTGGATGATGATTCATTCTTGAGAATAAAGGTAGTATCAACTGGAAAAAAATTCTCTTTTTCTAATTTAACAGACACAGTCCCAGGCTTAATCTGGTAGTCACTTATTGGTGATTTACCAATGAATTTTTCATTAATAAAAACCTGTGCATTACCTGGATCCGTCTTTATACTTAACGACGCCCTTGTAGTCAACAAAAAGTTAGGAATGATTTGTTTATAATCTAGGGCCTTGCTAAATAAACTTGCAAACATAAGAAAAGCAAAGATTGCCGACAACCATACATAATACGGCTTTTTTAAAGTTAGCGGCGGTCGCGGAGGAATTGGCTTCTTCGAAAGCGGCGGTAATTGTTGATGATTTGAATGAGAATAGAACGATTCCTGAAATTCTTTAAACGCTGCGAGCATTTCAACCACAGTTTTGTAGCGCGCCTTTGGCTTCTTTGCAATAGCATGCATCACGATTCGAGCCAAACCCTCTGGAATTTTAGGATTTATTTTATTAGGTGAAGCTACGTTTTTTCTAAGGATAGCATTTTGAATAACTTTTTCGTTCTCGGTTTCTTCAAATGGAGTTCGACCCGCCAATATCTCGTAAAAAGTCATGCCAAGAGAATAAATATCGTCTTTTTGATAATTGATGTTTGGTGATAACCTCACTCTTTCAGGTGACATATATTTTAAAATATGAGCTGGCGGAACGCCGTCTGAATTGTGCTGATAAGCTGTTTCTAACCCAAAATCCATCACTTTCACAAAGCCACGATCGTTTATAATAATATTACTTGGTTTGATATTGCGGTGAAACACATCGTGCTTATGAGCATATTCTATCGCCTGTAGGATTTGATCAATGATTGATAATGTGTTTTTCCAAGAAATAGGTCCGTATTTTTGAAAATATTCATCTAGTCTTTCTCCACGCACATATTCCATCACTATGAAAAAATCATTATCCTCTTTTAGAAATTTGTCGACCTTAGCAATATAAGGATGTTTCGCCTTTGTTAATCTTTTTATCTCTTCATTAAAACACTTCAATTTATTTACATCGCTAAAATATGTTGGGTCAATCATTTTGACAGCTACAGTTTCTCCTGAAACCATGTCCAGAGCTTTGTAGACAATCGCCATGGTACCTATACCAAGGATTTCTTTAATAAGATAGTTGTCAATCT
Above is a genomic segment from candidate division KSB1 bacterium containing:
- a CDS encoding serine/threonine protein kinase — protein: MIDKKIDNYLIKEILGIGTMAIVYKALDMVSGETVAVKMIDPTYFSDVNKLKCFNEEIKRLTKAKHPYIAKVDKFLKEDNDFFIVMEYVRGERLDEYFQKYGPISWKNTLSIIDQILQAIEYAHKHDVFHRNIKPSNIIINDRGFVKVMDFGLETAYQHNSDGVPPAHILKYMSPERVRLSPNINYQKDDIYSLGMTFYEILAGRTPFEETENEKVIQNAILRKNVASPNKINPKIPEGLARIVMHAIAKKPKARYKTVVEMLAAFKEFQESFYSHSNHQQLPPLSKKPIPPRPPLTLKKPYYVWLSAIFAFLMFASLFSKALDYKQIIPNFLLTTRASLSIKTDPGNAQVFINEKFIGKSPISDYQIKPGTVSVKLEKENFFPVDTTFILKNESSSTFSYALQPAAYTSIEVSPTDAVVILDKKTTQFANRKDLFLPIGPHIIEISREGYVSKTEKFNLAQGKNPTMNIILEKDSQDLVTSNDANIMTIPRVRPPTKPKPAALSGIRFNSIPQGATIWLDGRNFGMTPKTVLRINPGKHKIALRKKGYKEYSGIVTSENKKIILMGVNLQPVMGRLEVFVKPYGSIYIDGKLHKKNWNVKYATALSTGRHLLRLEHPFFGFIEKTVNIDSEQTQRIDFNFNRKATLIVLAFDRSNNIVYGEILLDGQFIGRYTPGELALQVGQHKIAVRHADYFITEQEINLESDRRLRLVLHRKLSSRIESLKSPGLVRKQ